In Patescibacteria group bacterium, one genomic interval encodes:
- the pcm gene encoding protein-L-isoaspartate O-methyltransferase: MALIDSLIQDSWLKTPSIIEAFSKIKRIDFLPEDIKNLAELNTALSIGYGQTISQPLVVAFMIEQLQPQLGDKILDIGSGSGWTTALLAEIVSEKGKVIAIEIVPELKEFGEQNVAKYNFIEKGTVEFICADGSKGSSKEAPFDKILASASAKEIPQAWKEQLKIGGKIVTPIGTSIWLFIKKSEKEFEEIEYPGFVFVPLITEEK; encoded by the coding sequence ATGGCTTTAATTGATTCTTTAATTCAAGATAGTTGGCTAAAGACTCCGAGTATTATTGAGGCTTTTTCAAAGATTAAAAGAATAGATTTTCTACCAGAAGATATTAAAAATTTGGCTGAGTTAAATACAGCCCTATCAATAGGTTATGGCCAAACCATTTCCCAACCCTTAGTAGTTGCTTTTATGATTGAACAACTTCAGCCCCAACTAGGAGATAAAATTTTAGACATTGGTTCAGGTTCTGGCTGGACAACAGCACTTTTGGCAGAAATCGTTAGTGAGAAAGGAAAAGTAATTGCTATTGAAATAGTCCCAGAACTAAAAGAGTTTGGCGAGCAGAATGTAGCTAAGTATAATTTTATTGAAAAGGGGACTGTTGAATTTATTTGTGCTGATGGTTCAAAAGGTTCTTCAAAAGAAGCTCCTTTTGATAAGATATTAGCCTCAGCCTCAGCAAAAGAAATTCCTCAGGCTTGGAAAGAACAATTAAAAATTGGAGGTAAAATAGTTACTCCTATTGGTACTTCAATTTGGCTGTTTATAAAGAAATCAGAGAAAGAGTTTGAGGAAATTGAATATCCGGGCTTTGTTTTTGTACCCTTAATTACTGAAGAAAAATGA
- a CDS encoding ABC transporter permease, giving the protein MNMLKEYFKIAIKNLRTRPLRSWLTILGIVIGVFLIMSLLSLSEGLKATVLKQLRAIGKDIVMIIPGNLSDIMTTFLGGAELTEDDLNAIRKTKGVEIVIPNVYKAEVMKSQGDSKTVLLFGVDLKNALEIYEEDLGFDMAEGRWPEAGKREILVGSLVPEEIFPGLKIGTQATIKGKQFEVVGILKSLGSRQDDSMIGLDLDIFRGITGKKDGAPQAVAKIASGFSPEEVAEDIKENLLETRRRQRGEEESSFSVLTNEAMTGMVSNIMGVIQLAVFAFASIAMIVGGIGIMNTMYTSVHERTREVGILKAVGAKSSTITSVFLIESGVIGLVGGVGGMIFGLGLAKLIEFVGQIHPVFYISASISPGLIIFGLTFSFLIGCLSGFLPARSAAKLKPVDALRYE; this is encoded by the coding sequence ATAAATATGTTAAAAGAATATTTTAAAATAGCAATCAAGAATCTTAGAACTCGACCCTTAAGAAGCTGGCTGACGATTTTGGGCATTGTTATTGGTGTTTTTTTGATAATGTCTTTACTTTCCTTAAGTGAAGGATTAAAAGCAACTGTTCTTAAGCAATTAAGAGCAATAGGTAAAGATATTGTTATGATTATACCCGGCAACTTATCTGATATAATGACTACATTTCTTGGAGGCGCTGAACTGACAGAAGATGACTTAAATGCGATAAGAAAGACCAAGGGAGTGGAAATAGTTATTCCTAATGTTTATAAAGCAGAAGTTATGAAATCCCAAGGCGATAGCAAGACTGTTCTCTTGTTTGGGGTTGATTTAAAAAATGCCTTAGAGATCTATGAAGAGGATTTAGGTTTTGATATGGCTGAAGGCCGTTGGCCAGAAGCTGGAAAAAGAGAGATTCTGGTTGGTAGTTTGGTGCCGGAAGAAATTTTCCCCGGGTTAAAAATCGGTACTCAAGCCACTATAAAGGGAAAGCAGTTTGAAGTTGTTGGGATATTAAAATCTTTAGGAAGCAGACAAGATGATTCTATGATTGGCTTGGATTTGGATATTTTTCGTGGAATTACAGGTAAAAAGGATGGCGCGCCCCAGGCCGTTGCTAAAATTGCGTCCGGATTTTCTCCCGAAGAGGTGGCAGAGGACATAAAGGAGAATCTTTTGGAAACAAGAAGAAGACAAAGAGGAGAAGAAGAGAGTTCTTTTTCTGTTTTAACCAATGAGGCAATGACTGGAATGGTTAGTAACATTATGGGGGTAATTCAACTTGCAGTCTTTGCCTTTGCCAGTATTGCAATGATTGTAGGAGGAATAGGTATAATGAACACAATGTATACTTCTGTTCATGAACGAACTCGAGAGGTAGGAATTTTAAAAGCAGTTGGAGCGAAAAGTTCTACTATAACATCAGTCTTTTTAATTGAATCAGGTGTTATTGGTCTGGTGGGAGGGGTAGGAGGAATGATCTTTGGATTGGGATTAGCTAAATTAATTGAATTTGTTGGCCAGATTCATCCAGTTTTCTATATCTCAGCTTCTATCTCACCCGGCCTCATTATTTTTGGCTTAACATTTTCTTTTTTGATTGGATGCCTCTCCGGATTTCTCCCAGCTAGAAGCGCAGCAAAGCTTAAACCGGTCGATGCTTTAAGATACGAGTAA
- a CDS encoding ABC transporter ATP-binding protein produces MIKLENVWKVYQLGKVELTVLKGINLEITPGSFVVILGPSGSGKSTLLHIIGLLDVPTKGKVFLEGKDTSQFSEDALSQIRGKKIGFVFQQFNLLPNLSSLENVMTPMIFQGIPESKRREKAELLLSSVGLRERIFHRPSELSGGERQRVAIARALSNNPEVIVADEPTGNLDSSTGEQIMEILIDLHKKEKKTIIVVTHDPHIANYSEQIINIKDGQLTSNNLMGEKVLWESKK; encoded by the coding sequence TTGATTAAATTGGAGAATGTTTGGAAGGTTTATCAATTAGGAAAAGTAGAACTTACGGTTTTAAAAGGAATAAACCTGGAGATTACTCCAGGTAGTTTTGTAGTGATTTTAGGTCCCAGTGGTTCGGGCAAATCAACCCTTTTACATATTATTGGACTTTTGGATGTACCGACTAAAGGAAAAGTTTTTTTAGAAGGAAAAGATACCTCCCAGTTTTCAGAAGATGCACTATCTCAGATTAGAGGTAAAAAAATTGGTTTCGTTTTTCAACAGTTTAATTTATTACCCAATCTTAGCTCCCTTGAAAATGTAATGACGCCAATGATTTTTCAAGGTATCCCTGAAAGTAAAAGACGAGAAAAAGCTGAACTTTTGCTTTCTTCTGTCGGTTTGAGAGAAAGGATTTTTCATCGACCCTCTGAACTTTCAGGGGGTGAAAGACAAAGAGTAGCCATTGCTAGGGCTTTATCTAACAACCCCGAAGTCATTGTGGCCGATGAACCAACCGGAAATTTGGATTCTTCAACAGGGGAGCAAATTATGGAAATTCTAATTGATCTCCATAAAAAAGAGAAAAAAACCATTATAGTTGTTACCCACGATCCTCATATCGCGAATTACAGTGAACAGATAATAAATATTAAAGACGGTCAATTAACTTCTAATAATTTAATGGGCGAAAAGGTTCTTTGGGAAAGTAAAAAATAA
- a CDS encoding efflux RND transporter periplasmic adaptor subunit, whose amino-acid sequence MNKKIISIIIIILVIIFGVYQGFIKKEKPFFTLTEVYRGIVSQEVSETGTVKKGEEINLSFKAAGRIEKIYVKVGDKIESNTALAKLDTSQLSIQLQEARAALLVAQAQLDKLLAGASAEEIKIAETEVKNSQIALDTTKENLDQAFEDAIISLDDSYLKLYNASNIVESIRQTYFNTTDQESLEVKENEVRIENAVSRAKSYLDIAKDNPEDENIDVAFSEMKKALDTTSKALAIIRETCEAPVYRNTVSSTDKTSLDTQRTNINTALTNITNSQQTISSMKLNMEAAEGQLQKAEDQLALVMAKPQKEDIDLYEAQIKQTQAQINLIENQIEEATIISPTEGQITKTNKEIGEMVQPSETVISFISASPFQIKADIYEEDVVKINVDNSVDIILTAFPDEILKGKVVLIDPAEKLIEGVVYYEVTIDFEETRKGIKPGMTADIVIRTASKENVLIIPEVAIQTKDDKTIVEVFKNGQIEEREIKIGLLGSDDMVEVISGLKEGEEVAIK is encoded by the coding sequence ATGAACAAAAAAATAATTTCAATAATAATCATTATCCTTGTAATAATTTTCGGAGTCTATCAGGGTTTCATTAAAAAAGAGAAACCCTTTTTTACCTTAACTGAAGTATATCGAGGAATAGTTTCCCAAGAGGTTTCAGAGACAGGAACAGTTAAGAAGGGGGAGGAGATAAATCTTAGTTTCAAGGCAGCTGGCAGAATTGAAAAAATATATGTCAAAGTAGGGGATAAAATCGAGTCAAATACTGCCTTAGCTAAGCTCGACACTAGCCAGCTTTCTATCCAACTTCAAGAAGCCCGGGCTGCTCTTTTGGTAGCTCAGGCCCAATTAGATAAATTATTAGCCGGTGCTAGCGCTGAAGAAATTAAAATTGCTGAAACCGAAGTTAAAAACAGTCAAATTGCCTTAGATACTACTAAAGAAAACTTAGACCAAGCTTTTGAAGATGCGATAATCTCTTTAGACGATTCTTATTTGAAACTTTATAATGCCTCAAATATTGTAGAATCAATTCGGCAAACTTATTTTAACACTACTGACCAAGAGAGCCTTGAAGTAAAAGAAAATGAAGTCAGGATAGAAAATGCAGTGTCTCGGGCAAAATCTTACCTCGATATTGCTAAAGATAATCCAGAAGATGAAAATATTGATGTGGCATTTTCTGAAATGAAAAAGGCCCTCGATACGACATCTAAGGCCCTGGCAATTATTCGAGAGACCTGCGAGGCACCAGTTTATCGTAATACGGTCTCATCCACTGATAAGACTTCTTTGGATACTCAAAGAACCAATATTAATACTGCTCTGACTAATATTACTAATTCTCAGCAAACCATTTCTTCGATGAAATTAAATATGGAAGCAGCTGAAGGGCAACTTCAGAAGGCTGAAGATCAATTAGCCCTGGTGATGGCTAAACCTCAAAAAGAAGACATTGATTTATATGAAGCCCAGATAAAACAGACTCAGGCTCAGATAAATCTTATTGAAAACCAGATTGAAGAAGCTACAATAATCAGCCCCACTGAGGGACAAATTACAAAGACGAATAAAGAGATAGGAGAGATGGTTCAACCTTCCGAGACGGTTATCTCTTTTATTTCGGCCAGCCCCTTTCAAATAAAAGCAGATATTTATGAAGAAGATGTTGTTAAAATAAATGTTGATAATTCGGTAGATATTATTCTTACTGCTTTTCCCGATGAGATTCTAAAAGGAAAAGTGGTTTTAATAGATCCTGCTGAAAAACTAATTGAAGGAGTAGTTTATTATGAAGTGACTATTGATTTTGAAGAGACTAGGAAAGGAATTAAACCAGGAATGACTGCTGATATTGTTATTAGAACTGCTTCAAAAGAAAATGTCTTAATTATTCCTGAGGTAGCAATTCAGACAAAGGACGACAAAACAATAGTCGAGGTTTTTAAAAATGGCCAAATAGAAGAACGAGAAATAAAAATTGGTCTTTTGGGTAGTGACGATATGGTGGAGGTAATTTCCGGTTTAAAAGAAGGAGAGGAAGTAGCGATAAAATAA
- a CDS encoding phage holin family protein, with the protein MTIITTLFGTWQMQVIVTLIAIDVLLGIIAALFRKDFVFSKLGNFMKGPVLAYVFGFAIVEIMGGILPSLAFIVPITFVLIVIVLLASVFRNLSKLGIPVPKDFKK; encoded by the coding sequence ATGACCATAATAACTACTCTTTTTGGTACCTGGCAAATGCAGGTGATTGTAACTTTAATAGCAATTGATGTTTTGTTAGGAATTATTGCTGCTCTTTTTAGAAAAGATTTTGTTTTTAGTAAACTGGGTAACTTTATGAAGGGGCCTGTCCTAGCCTATGTTTTTGGTTTTGCCATTGTCGAAATAATGGGTGGAATCTTACCTTCTTTGGCCTTTATTGTTCCGATAACCTTTGTCTTAATCGTTATTGTTCTCTTGGCTTCAGTTTTCAGAAATTTATCGAAATTAGGCATCCCGGTACCAAAAGATTTTAAAAAATAA
- the rpmG gene encoding 50S ribosomal protein L33 has translation MPKKPFVKLKCQDCKRINYFIHKSKKLAEKKLELKKFCKWCRKHTLHKETKK, from the coding sequence ATGCCAAAAAAACCTTTTGTAAAACTTAAATGTCAAGATTGTAAGAGAATAAATTATTTTATTCATAAATCTAAAAAATTAGCTGAGAAAAAATTAGAACTTAAAAAATTTTGTAAGTGGTGCAGGAAGCACACTTTACATAAAGAAACCAAAAAATAG
- the trmD gene encoding tRNA (guanosine(37)-N1)-methyltransferase TrmD, with product MTFDIITIFPEIFDSYLKGSIISRALKAGLIKIRLHNLRDWAQGRHKTVDDRPYGGGRGMVMKVEPIFKAVAALKKGKKRRTKVILFTPRGKKINQKMAYQFSKLGHLILICGRYEGVDERVAKYVASDKISIGDYVLMGGELPAMVLIETVARLIPGVLGKSQLLKERITADRGFIEYPQYTRPEVFLPRLRRGYGRQAKKGKKWRTPKVLLSGNHKKIEEWRKKHSKIIAGLR from the coding sequence ATGACTTTCGATATTATTACAATTTTTCCAGAGATCTTTGATTCTTATCTAAAGGGATCAATAATTTCCCGGGCCCTTAAAGCGGGCTTGATTAAAATTCGCCTGCACAATTTAAGAGATTGGGCTCAGGGTCGGCATAAAACTGTTGACGATCGACCTTATGGAGGTGGAAGAGGAATGGTAATGAAAGTAGAGCCGATCTTCAAAGCAGTTGCCGCTTTAAAAAAAGGAAAAAAGCGAAGAACAAAAGTAATTCTTTTTACACCTCGGGGGAAAAAAATTAATCAGAAAATGGCTTACCAATTTTCTAAATTGGGTCATTTAATCTTAATCTGTGGACGATATGAGGGGGTGGATGAAAGAGTGGCAAAATATGTTGCCTCAGACAAAATATCAATAGGGGATTATGTTCTAATGGGTGGAGAGCTTCCAGCCATGGTATTAATAGAGACGGTAGCCAGGTTAATTCCAGGAGTTTTAGGTAAATCTCAGTTGCTGAAAGAAAGAATTACCGCTGATCGAGGATTTATTGAATATCCTCAATATACCAGGCCAGAAGTTTTTTTACCCCGCCTTCGCCGAGGCTACGGCAGGCAGGCAAAAAAAGGTAAAAAATGGAGAACTCCTAAAGTTTTACTCTCTGGAAATCATAAAAAGATTGAAGAATGGCGAAAAAAACACTCAAAAATTATTGCCGGCCTTCGCTAA
- a CDS encoding KH domain-containing protein: MAEKKLADQEFLEHVIKALVDHPEDVKIDRKVDEMGVLLSLKVNPEDMGQIIGRAGATARAIRSLVRIVGLKNHARVNLKIEEPEGARPARGKRAPAGGEELEELKL; encoded by the coding sequence ATGGCTGAGAAAAAACTAGCTGATCAAGAATTCCTTGAGCATGTGATTAAAGCCCTAGTCGATCACCCAGAAGATGTTAAAATCGACCGCAAGGTTGATGAGATGGGAGTTTTACTTTCTTTGAAAGTAAACCCTGAAGACATGGGTCAGATTATTGGAAGAGCAGGGGCAACTGCCAGAGCCATCAGATCTTTGGTTCGGATAGTCGGTCTTAAGAATCATGCTAGAGTGAACTTAAAGATCGAGGAACCAGAAGGTGCTCGTCCTGCTCGAGGAAAAAGAGCTCCAGCTGGAGGAGAAGAGCTTGAAGAATTAAAACTGTAA
- the rpsP gene encoding 30S ribosomal protein S16 — protein MLVIRFFRVGKKNQPSFKIVVTDKRRPPRGGRFVEEVGFYNPLTKEKVLRRERIEYWLSVGAKPSDTVYNLLIKEKILTGEKIPSHKKRKEKKKPAEVKPVEVKTEEKLPEKAEKEVSKEIKPPKEEKPKEKVKEEKTKASKVEKPKENDTSSS, from the coding sequence ATGCTTGTTATAAGATTTTTCCGTGTCGGTAAAAAGAATCAACCTTCTTTTAAGATCGTTGTTACAGATAAAAGAAGGCCACCAAGAGGTGGCCGTTTTGTAGAAGAGGTTGGTTTTTATAATCCTCTAACTAAAGAAAAGGTATTAAGAAGAGAACGAATTGAGTACTGGTTGTCAGTTGGGGCTAAACCATCAGATACGGTTTATAATTTACTAATTAAAGAAAAGATTTTAACAGGTGAGAAAATTCCCTCACACAAAAAAAGAAAAGAGAAGAAAAAACCAGCAGAAGTTAAGCCGGTCGAGGTTAAAACAGAAGAGAAGCTGCCTGAAAAGGCAGAAAAAGAAGTTTCTAAAGAAATTAAGCCTCCAAAAGAAGAAAAACCAAAAGAAAAAGTTAAAGAGGAAAAAACTAAAGCATCAAAAGTAGAAAAACCCAAGGAAAATGATACCTCAAGTTCTTGA